A single genomic interval of Zobellia nedashkovskayae harbors:
- a CDS encoding glycoside hydrolase family 88 protein has product MRVRLHLILFVSFLMFSCASKKKEVVQFSAEKVLDENVKKIKEVQETVKSVDQFPRNIPKGQTNWEMVGVRDWCSGFWPGVLWYAYEQSNDSELKESAIKSTEALKPIAYSPAENHDIGFMLYCSYGNGYRLTGNEDYKKVLLAAADTLATLYNPKVGSILSWPIKKSEFDHNTIVDNMMNLELLFWAAKNGGSKDLYDLSESHAQLTMDYLVREDGSMFHLGSFDSETGEFLKGMTHQGYADDSMWARGQTWGIYGFAMAYRETGNKDFLNTSIKLSDHFLERLPKDGIPYWDFDDPKIPNSPKDASAAAVAACGFLELSELVEDSVLKQKYVDAAKKILEKLSSEPYYSGDTNQSLLLHSTGHHPNNSEIDIPIVYADYYYMEALLRLKKLETSK; this is encoded by the coding sequence ATGAGAGTAAGGCTACATTTAATTTTATTTGTTTCGTTTTTAATGTTTTCATGTGCTTCCAAAAAAAAGGAAGTTGTCCAATTCTCTGCCGAGAAGGTGCTTGACGAAAATGTAAAGAAAATTAAGGAAGTACAAGAAACGGTAAAAAGCGTAGATCAATTTCCTAGAAATATTCCAAAAGGGCAGACCAATTGGGAAATGGTGGGTGTTCGTGATTGGTGTAGCGGTTTTTGGCCCGGTGTACTCTGGTACGCTTATGAGCAATCGAACGATTCGGAATTAAAGGAGAGTGCCATAAAATCTACAGAGGCATTAAAACCAATAGCTTATAGCCCCGCAGAAAACCATGATATTGGTTTTATGTTGTATTGTAGTTATGGTAATGGCTATAGATTAACGGGTAACGAAGATTATAAAAAGGTATTGTTGGCAGCTGCCGATACTTTGGCTACGCTTTACAACCCTAAAGTGGGTAGTATTTTATCATGGCCTATTAAGAAAAGCGAATTTGATCATAATACGATAGTAGATAATATGATGAATTTGGAACTGCTCTTTTGGGCGGCTAAGAATGGAGGTAGTAAAGATTTATATGACCTATCTGAAAGTCACGCACAGTTAACTATGGATTATCTAGTTAGAGAAGATGGCTCTATGTTTCATTTAGGATCTTTTGATAGTGAAACAGGAGAGTTTCTAAAAGGGATGACTCACCAAGGATATGCAGATGACTCTATGTGGGCCAGAGGGCAGACATGGGGTATTTACGGTTTTGCCATGGCCTATAGAGAGACGGGTAACAAAGATTTTTTAAACACGTCAATCAAACTATCGGATCATTTTTTAGAGCGCTTGCCCAAAGATGGCATTCCTTACTGGGATTTTGATGATCCTAAGATTCCGAATTCACCAAAGGATGCATCAGCCGCCGCTGTGGCTGCTTGTGGCTTTTTAGAGCTTTCTGAATTAGTTGAAGATTCAGTTTTAAAACAAAAGTATGTTGATGCAGCAAAAAAAATATTAGAGAAATTATCTAGTGAACCTTATTATAGTGGTGATACAAATCAATCTCTTCTTTTGCATTCTACAGGGCATCACCCAAATAACTCCGAAATAGATATCCCTATTGTTTATGCGGATTATTACTATATGGAAGCCTTGTTACGGTTGAAAAAACTTGAAACATCTAAATAA
- a CDS encoding alpha/beta hydrolase, which translates to MKNFKSKVLPVLMFLVLATATSQKRDTPIPSLPNEIIYKIIDGDTLKMQVIYPDKMKPKKEYPAIVFFFGGGWNGGTTKQFEDQAKYFATRGMVGFLVDYRVKSRHQTTPFESVSDAKSAMRFVRGNADKFQIDPNKIIASGGSAGGHLAAATATLDGLDESTDDLSISAKPNALVLYNPVIDNGPDGFEYKRMNGRHMEISPKHNIKKGTAPTIIFLGTKDALIPVSTMEKYKAKMEEVGSRCDLFLYEDQIHGFFNKSKNNGEFYIKTTREADKFLQSIGFLKGKTQI; encoded by the coding sequence ATGAAAAATTTTAAAAGTAAAGTCTTACCTGTATTAATGTTTTTGGTTTTGGCCACAGCAACCAGCCAAAAAAGAGATACTCCCATTCCATCCTTGCCTAATGAGATTATCTATAAAATCATTGACGGTGATACTTTAAAAATGCAAGTGATATATCCTGATAAAATGAAACCAAAGAAAGAATACCCTGCAATAGTATTCTTTTTTGGTGGTGGGTGGAATGGTGGAACTACAAAGCAATTTGAGGACCAAGCAAAGTACTTCGCAACTAGGGGCATGGTTGGTTTTTTGGTTGATTACCGTGTCAAATCCAGACACCAGACTACACCCTTTGAATCCGTAAGCGATGCAAAATCGGCCATGAGGTTTGTAAGGGGTAATGCTGATAAATTTCAAATAGATCCTAATAAAATTATAGCTTCAGGGGGTTCTGCTGGAGGACATTTGGCTGCTGCAACGGCAACTTTAGACGGATTGGATGAATCTACAGACGACCTTTCTATAAGTGCAAAACCTAATGCCTTGGTGCTTTACAATCCGGTAATCGATAATGGACCTGATGGGTTTGAATACAAACGAATGAACGGCCGCCATATGGAGATATCACCAAAGCATAATATAAAGAAAGGTACTGCGCCTACCATAATTTTTCTAGGAACAAAAGATGCGTTAATACCAGTATCCACAATGGAAAAATATAAAGCAAAAATGGAGGAGGTAGGAAGCAGATGCGACCTCTTTTTGTACGAAGATCAAATCCATGGTTTTTTTAATAAATCTAAAAATAACGGAGAGTTTTATATTAAAACTACCAGGGAAGCAGATAAGTTTTTGCAATCTATCGGATTTTTAAAAGGGAAAACTCAAATCTAA
- a CDS encoding sulfatase family protein, whose amino-acid sequence MKNKIVVFVITLLLLAPNLSFGFQQPQKVKTTNLNLKKVKGQKKRNVIFILTDDHRYDFMGFTGKVPWLKTPNMDKMAAEGAHMKNAFVTTSLCSPSRASILTGEYSHVHTIVDNVAPNPGNLTFFPEYLQKAGYQTSFFGKWHMGDHNDSPRPGFDHWESFAGQGDYYAPNLNINGKNTQYDKETYVTDLLTEHAVDWLDNRDAEKPFFMYLSHKAVHAMFKPAKRHEGMYAGKKIEKPDSYTQTIGSAYKKLNWPEWVKKQRDSWHGVDYMYHGTADGTFDDLVQRYCETLMGVDESVGTVMEWLKANGLDESTMVIYMGDNGFSWGEHGLIDKRHFYEESVKVPMLVRCPEIFEGGQTIERMVQNVDIAPTILECAGLEKPDYMPGKSFVQLLKGDENNWRDKIFYEYYFEYDFPMTPTVFGVRTDKYKYIRYNGIWDTNELYDIENDPNEIVNLIDKPELQPMIKDFANSLYDWLENSDGMQIPLKRNVYHRIGDYEHPNQY is encoded by the coding sequence ATGAAAAATAAAATAGTCGTCTTTGTTATTACCCTGTTGTTATTAGCCCCAAACCTTAGTTTTGGATTTCAACAACCTCAAAAAGTTAAAACCACTAACCTCAATTTAAAGAAGGTTAAAGGGCAAAAGAAAAGGAATGTCATCTTTATTTTAACAGATGACCACCGTTATGATTTTATGGGCTTTACAGGTAAGGTGCCGTGGCTAAAGACTCCAAATATGGATAAAATGGCAGCAGAAGGGGCACACATGAAAAATGCTTTTGTAACAACGTCTTTATGTTCGCCAAGTAGGGCCAGTATTTTAACGGGAGAATATTCTCATGTGCACACGATTGTAGATAATGTAGCGCCTAATCCTGGGAACTTGACTTTCTTTCCGGAGTACCTTCAAAAGGCCGGATACCAGACTTCTTTTTTTGGAAAATGGCATATGGGTGATCATAATGATAGCCCAAGACCTGGCTTTGATCATTGGGAAAGCTTTGCTGGTCAAGGAGATTACTATGCGCCCAACCTTAACATCAACGGAAAAAATACACAGTACGATAAGGAGACTTACGTAACTGATTTGTTGACAGAGCATGCAGTTGATTGGTTGGATAATAGAGATGCCGAAAAACCATTTTTCATGTATCTATCTCATAAAGCGGTTCATGCTATGTTTAAGCCTGCCAAGAGGCATGAGGGGATGTATGCGGGTAAAAAAATAGAAAAACCAGACTCGTATACCCAAACTATTGGTAGCGCCTATAAAAAGTTGAACTGGCCGGAATGGGTTAAAAAACAGCGGGATAGCTGGCATGGTGTAGATTATATGTATCATGGCACAGCAGATGGCACTTTTGATGATTTGGTGCAACGCTATTGCGAAACTTTAATGGGTGTTGATGAAAGTGTAGGCACCGTTATGGAATGGTTAAAAGCCAATGGTCTTGATGAGTCTACTATGGTTATTTATATGGGTGATAATGGATTTAGTTGGGGTGAACATGGTTTAATAGACAAGCGTCATTTTTACGAAGAGTCGGTTAAAGTGCCAATGTTAGTGCGTTGTCCAGAAATTTTTGAAGGAGGACAGACTATAGAACGCATGGTACAGAATGTAGATATAGCACCCACTATTTTAGAGTGTGCAGGACTGGAAAAGCCAGATTATATGCCGGGTAAATCATTTGTTCAATTGTTAAAAGGGGATGAAAACAACTGGCGCGATAAGATATTCTACGAATATTATTTTGAGTATGATTTTCCCATGACACCAACAGTTTTTGGAGTGAGAACAGATAAGTATAAATACATACGCTATAACGGTATTTGGGATACGAATGAACTCTATGATATAGAGAATGACCCTAACGAAATAGTCAACCTTATAGACAAGCCGGAATTACAACCCATGATAAAGGATTTTGCCAATAGTCTTTATGATTGGTTAGAAAATAGCGATGGAATGCAGATACCTTTAAAAAGGAATGTATACCATAGAATAGGGGATTACGAACACCCTAATCAATATTAA